The uncultured Fretibacterium sp. genome has a window encoding:
- a CDS encoding excinuclease ABC subunit UvrA, translating to MRDETRAPQKIQVRGARVHNLKNIDVDVPLNKIVGIAGVSGSGKSSLALGVLYAEGSRRYLDALSAYTRRRMTQAAKADVDEVLYVPASLALHQRPGVPGIRSTFGTGTELLNGIRLMFSRLANHVCPNGHRLEPTLAVAAERELTCPTCGERFYAPSAEELAFNSQGACRSCGGTGTVRTVDESTLVPDESLTIDEGAVAPWNSLMWSLMTDVCRAMGVRTDVPFRDLTEGEKDIVYHGPAEKKHILYKAKSSNVAGEMDFTYYNAVYTVENALAKVKDEKGMKRVEKFLKEAVCPECGGTRLSEAARTPRVRDISLDEVCRLPLSELVEWVNGVPGSLPEEMRPMADSICESFHTVARRLRDLGLSYLSLDRAASTLSTGERQRMQLARAVRNRTTGVLYVLDEPSVGLHPSNIVGLNGVMHDLVADGNSVLLVDHDTQILREADWLIEMGPQAGADGGRVIAEGTIDDIVGNENSQIGPFLSGAAGLAGEDRTDGRTFEEGRIRLSTARIHTVKPLEVELPKGRLTVVTGVSGSGKTTMVLESLVPALEAATQGRRPPEHVLAVDAPGIGRVKLIDAAPIGINIRSTVATYANLHDELRRIYARTEDARRRGFKAGDFSYNTGGLRCPVCDGTGSISLDVQFLPDVDIPCPDCRGSRYAKAAYGVRHTNRAGEARSLPELMDMDVNAALEFCRDMKNVFPKLRVLQSLGLGYLTLGEETPGLSGGEAQRLKLAGEMGRAQSDSLFVFDEPTIGLHPLDVRTLLGVFRALMDNGATVVVIEHDLDVIRSADYIVDMGPGGGEDGGRIVACGTPREIKDCGASITGRFL from the coding sequence ATGAGAGACGAGACGAGGGCGCCCCAGAAAATCCAGGTCCGCGGCGCGCGGGTGCACAACCTGAAGAACATCGACGTGGATGTTCCGCTGAACAAAATTGTAGGGATAGCCGGGGTGTCGGGGTCCGGCAAGTCCTCGCTGGCCCTCGGCGTCCTGTACGCGGAGGGCTCCCGGCGCTATCTGGACGCCCTGTCCGCCTACACGAGGAGGAGGATGACGCAGGCGGCAAAGGCGGACGTGGACGAGGTCCTTTACGTCCCGGCGTCCCTGGCCCTGCATCAAAGGCCGGGCGTCCCCGGCATCCGTTCCACCTTCGGCACGGGGACGGAGCTGCTGAACGGCATCCGCCTGATGTTTTCCCGCCTTGCGAACCACGTGTGTCCCAACGGCCACCGCCTGGAGCCGACCCTGGCCGTCGCGGCGGAGCGGGAACTGACGTGCCCGACCTGCGGCGAGCGTTTTTACGCGCCCTCGGCCGAGGAGCTGGCCTTCAACAGCCAGGGGGCCTGCAGGAGCTGCGGCGGAACGGGGACGGTGCGGACCGTCGACGAATCCACCCTTGTCCCCGACGAATCCCTGACCATCGACGAGGGCGCGGTGGCCCCCTGGAACAGCCTGATGTGGTCCCTCATGACGGACGTCTGCCGGGCGATGGGCGTGAGGACGGACGTGCCCTTCAGAGATCTGACGGAGGGGGAGAAGGACATCGTCTACCATGGCCCCGCCGAGAAAAAGCATATCCTGTACAAGGCGAAGAGCTCCAACGTGGCGGGGGAGATGGACTTCACCTACTACAACGCCGTCTATACCGTCGAAAACGCGCTCGCGAAGGTGAAGGACGAAAAGGGCATGAAGCGGGTGGAGAAGTTCCTGAAGGAGGCTGTCTGCCCCGAGTGCGGCGGAACGCGCCTGTCGGAGGCCGCGAGGACGCCGAGGGTGCGCGACATCTCCCTCGACGAGGTCTGCAGGCTGCCCCTGTCGGAGCTCGTCGAATGGGTGAACGGCGTCCCCGGCTCGCTGCCGGAGGAGATGCGGCCCATGGCGGACAGCATCTGCGAGTCGTTCCACACCGTGGCAAGGCGCTTGAGGGACCTGGGGCTCTCCTACCTGTCCCTCGACCGGGCGGCCTCCACGCTCTCCACGGGGGAGCGCCAGAGGATGCAGCTTGCCCGCGCGGTGCGGAACAGGACGACGGGCGTGCTGTACGTCCTCGACGAGCCGTCCGTCGGGCTGCACCCGTCGAACATCGTGGGCCTGAACGGCGTCATGCACGACCTGGTGGCGGACGGCAACTCCGTCCTGCTCGTCGATCACGATACGCAGATCCTGAGGGAGGCGGACTGGTTGATCGAGATGGGGCCACAGGCGGGCGCCGACGGCGGACGGGTGATCGCGGAGGGGACGATCGACGACATCGTGGGGAACGAGAACTCGCAGATCGGCCCTTTTCTGTCGGGGGCGGCCGGTCTCGCAGGGGAGGACCGCACCGATGGCCGGACGTTCGAGGAGGGGCGGATACGCCTATCCACCGCGCGGATACACACCGTAAAGCCGCTCGAGGTCGAATTGCCCAAGGGAAGGCTGACGGTCGTGACGGGCGTCTCCGGCTCCGGCAAGACGACGATGGTGCTCGAGAGCCTCGTCCCGGCGTTGGAGGCGGCGACGCAGGGGAGAAGGCCGCCGGAGCACGTGCTTGCGGTCGACGCCCCGGGGATCGGCCGCGTCAAGCTGATCGACGCCGCGCCCATAGGGATTAACATCCGCTCCACCGTTGCGACCTACGCCAACCTCCACGACGAGCTCCGCAGGATCTACGCTCGAACGGAGGATGCGAGGCGGCGCGGCTTCAAGGCCGGGGATTTTTCCTACAACACCGGGGGCCTGCGCTGCCCCGTGTGCGACGGCACCGGATCGATCAGCCTCGACGTGCAGTTTCTGCCGGACGTGGACATTCCCTGCCCGGACTGCCGGGGATCGCGGTACGCGAAGGCGGCCTACGGCGTGAGGCACACGAACAGAGCGGGCGAGGCTCGATCTCTGCCGGAACTTATGGACATGGACGTGAATGCCGCCCTGGAATTCTGCCGGGATATGAAAAACGTCTTTCCGAAGCTGAGGGTGCTGCAAAGCCTGGGCCTCGGGTATTTGACGCTGGGCGAGGAGACGCCCGGCCTCTCCGGCGGAGAGGCCCAGAGGCTGAAGCTGGCGGGCGAGATGGGCAGGGCGCAGTCCGATTCCCTGTTCGTCTTCGACGAGCCCACGATCGGGCTGCATCCCCTGGACGTCCGGACGCTGCTTGGCGTGTTTCGGGCGCTCATGGACAACGGGGCGACGGTCGTCGTCATCGAGCACGATCTGGACGTGATCCGCAGCGCGGACTACATCGTCGACATGGGGCCCGGCGGGGGGGAGGACGGCGGCAGAATCGTGGCCTGCGGAACGCCTCGCGAGATCAAGGACTGCGGGGCAAGCATAACCGGAAGGTTCCTGTGA
- a CDS encoding branched-chain amino acid ABC transporter permease has protein sequence MSLNMFVQHFINALGLGALYGLVAVGYTMVYGILRLINFAHGDIFMLGAYFVYFATVVFKLPWAVGVVLAIVLATVCGLLVDRIAYRPLRNAPRISALISAIGVSFFIENLAVVVFSGMPRPVVQPPLLMKPIPVGGVRLIPLGLMVPVISFLLVGALLWIVYRTRPGLAMRAISHDIETTRLMGVSVDGIIALTFALGSALAAVAGILWALRYPRVEPFMGLFPGIKAFIAAVFGGIGSIPGAMIGGILLGFVEIMSVAFFPTLSGYKDAFAFMLLIAILLFRPTGLMGERLEEKI, from the coding sequence TTGAGCCTGAACATGTTCGTTCAGCATTTCATCAACGCGCTTGGCCTGGGGGCGCTCTACGGGCTGGTCGCGGTGGGGTACACGATGGTCTACGGCATCCTGCGGCTCATCAACTTCGCGCACGGTGACATCTTCATGCTGGGGGCCTACTTCGTCTACTTCGCGACCGTCGTCTTCAAGCTGCCCTGGGCCGTCGGCGTCGTCCTGGCCATCGTCCTCGCGACCGTCTGCGGCCTTCTGGTGGACCGCATAGCCTACCGCCCCCTGCGGAACGCGCCCCGCATCTCCGCGCTCATCAGCGCCATCGGGGTCTCGTTCTTCATCGAAAACCTGGCGGTCGTGGTCTTCTCCGGGATGCCCCGCCCCGTGGTTCAGCCGCCGCTCCTGATGAAGCCCATCCCGGTCGGAGGAGTGCGCCTCATCCCGCTGGGGCTGATGGTGCCGGTCATCTCGTTCCTGCTGGTGGGCGCCCTGCTCTGGATAGTCTATCGGACCAGGCCGGGCCTGGCGATGCGCGCCATCTCCCACGACATCGAGACCACGCGCCTGATGGGCGTCTCGGTGGACGGGATCATCGCCCTGACCTTCGCCCTGGGCTCGGCCCTGGCCGCCGTGGCGGGCATCCTCTGGGCGCTGCGCTATCCGCGGGTCGAACCCTTCATGGGGCTCTTTCCCGGCATCAAGGCGTTCATCGCCGCCGTCTTCGGCGGAATCGGCTCCATCCCCGGGGCCATGATTGGCGGGATCCTCCTGGGGTTCGTCGAGATCATGTCCGTCGCCTTCTTCCCCACCCTCTCCGGCTACAAGGACGCCTTCGCCTTCATGCTCCTGATAGCCATCCTGCTGTTCCGCCCCACGGGCCTGATGGGTGAGCGATTGGAGGAGAAGATATGA
- a CDS encoding branched-chain amino acid ABC transporter ATP-binding protein/permease, protein MRESRDMRPDTPLRGILGGALTLAACALFALFLNWAPTGLNGYQLRILNLIAINGILGLSLNLIYGMTGMFSLGHAGFMAIGAYVSALLILSPAQKEAMWILEPIAPWLLNLQAPFLVSLLAAGLIAAFFGWLIALPVLRLGGDYLGIATLGFAEIIRILITNLTPLTNGSLGLKGIPAHTTLWMSYGCLAVFLFCTVCMMRSNFGNILRAVRDDEIAARTMGVDTFRTRVLAFTLGCFGGGIGGALMGNLVTTIDPRMFMITQTYSLLMIVVVGGLGSITGSLIGSVLVTTMLEWLRFVENPITLGSLYIPGIPGMRMVLFSVLLIVVIIFRREGIMGMREFSWNWLLRAPNRRRGDGADGPAAERSGPMLEVKDVTLRFGGLVAVNRLSFSIEEGQIVGLIGPNGAGKTTAFNVISGFYRPTEGHVEFLGRSLTGLTPHAVCRAGLSRTFQNIRLFGNETALQNVMVGAWVRQRTRWWMTLLPFLFPDSLREDGEIRLRAASLLKRLGLDAYADESASSLPYGAQRRLEIARALATEPRFLLLDEPAAGMNPQESEELMRFIRRLRDEFQLTILLIEHDMKVVMNVCDVIHVLDQGVHIACGTPGEIRANPRVIEAYLGSEAMHEAGREAGLDAGREARFDAGKEGAGNA, encoded by the coding sequence ATGAGAGAATCCAGGGATATGAGACCGGACACGCCGCTGCGGGGCATCCTGGGCGGGGCCCTGACCCTGGCAGCCTGCGCCCTCTTCGCGCTCTTCCTGAACTGGGCCCCGACGGGCCTGAACGGCTATCAGCTGCGCATCCTCAACCTGATCGCCATCAACGGCATCCTGGGGCTGAGCCTGAACCTCATCTACGGCATGACCGGCATGTTCTCGCTGGGGCACGCGGGGTTCATGGCCATAGGCGCCTACGTCTCCGCGCTCCTGATCCTCTCCCCGGCGCAGAAGGAGGCCATGTGGATCCTGGAGCCCATCGCCCCGTGGCTCCTGAACCTCCAGGCCCCGTTTCTGGTGTCGCTCCTCGCCGCGGGGCTGATCGCCGCGTTCTTCGGCTGGCTGATCGCCCTGCCCGTGCTGCGGCTCGGCGGGGACTACCTGGGCATCGCGACCCTGGGGTTCGCCGAGATCATCCGCATCCTGATCACCAACCTCACCCCTTTGACCAACGGGTCCCTGGGGCTCAAGGGCATCCCCGCCCACACCACGCTCTGGATGAGCTACGGGTGCCTCGCCGTCTTTCTGTTCTGCACGGTCTGCATGATGCGCAGCAACTTCGGAAACATCCTGAGGGCGGTGCGCGACGACGAAATAGCGGCCCGGACGATGGGCGTCGACACCTTCAGAACGCGGGTCCTCGCCTTCACCCTGGGCTGCTTCGGCGGCGGGATCGGCGGCGCCCTGATGGGGAACCTCGTCACCACCATCGACCCGCGCATGTTCATGATCACACAGACCTACAGCCTGCTGATGATCGTCGTCGTGGGCGGCCTGGGCTCCATCACCGGCTCCCTGATCGGCTCCGTCCTCGTGACGACGATGCTGGAGTGGCTGCGGTTCGTCGAGAACCCCATCACCCTGGGCTCGCTGTACATCCCGGGCATCCCGGGGATGCGGATGGTCCTCTTCTCCGTGCTCCTGATCGTCGTCATCATCTTCCGGCGCGAGGGGATCATGGGGATGCGCGAGTTCTCGTGGAACTGGCTCCTTCGGGCCCCGAACCGTCGCCGCGGGGACGGCGCGGACGGGCCGGCCGCCGAACGCTCCGGCCCCATGCTGGAGGTGAAGGACGTCACGCTGCGCTTCGGCGGGCTCGTCGCGGTGAACCGCCTGTCCTTCTCCATCGAGGAGGGGCAGATCGTCGGCCTGATCGGGCCGAACGGCGCGGGAAAGACCACCGCCTTCAACGTCATCAGCGGCTTCTACAGGCCGACGGAGGGGCACGTGGAGTTCCTGGGCCGAAGCCTGACCGGCCTGACCCCGCACGCGGTGTGCCGGGCGGGCCTGTCGCGCACCTTCCAGAACATCCGGCTCTTCGGAAACGAGACGGCGCTCCAGAACGTCATGGTGGGGGCGTGGGTGCGCCAGAGGACCCGGTGGTGGATGACCCTGCTGCCCTTCCTCTTCCCGGACTCCCTGCGCGAGGATGGGGAGATCCGTCTGCGTGCCGCGAGCCTGCTGAAGCGCCTGGGACTGGACGCCTACGCCGACGAGTCGGCCTCGTCCCTGCCCTACGGGGCCCAGAGGCGGCTCGAGATCGCACGCGCCCTGGCGACGGAGCCGCGCTTCCTGCTGCTGGACGAGCCTGCGGCGGGCATGAACCCCCAGGAGTCCGAGGAGCTGATGCGCTTCATCCGGAGGCTGAGGGACGAATTCCAGCTGACGATCCTGTTGATCGAACACGACATGAAGGTGGTCATGAACGTCTGCGACGTCATCCACGTTCTGGACCAGGGAGTCCACATCGCCTGCGGGACGCCCGGGGAGATACGGGCCAACCCCAGGGTCATCGAGGCCTATCTGGGCTCGGAGGCCATGCACGAGGCCGGACGCGAAGCCGGACTCGATGCCGGACGCGAAGCCAGATTTGATGCCGGAAAGGAGGGCGCCGGAAATGCCTGA
- the larE gene encoding ATP-dependent sacrificial sulfur transferase LarE, with amino-acid sequence MLEVEVGKKLERLHELLRGLGRAAVAFSGGVDSALLAAEVHDVLGGESAALTIVSPLLAEDEREDALRLARGLKLNHFVVEMDELLEPAFAANPSDRCYICKRMRFLRMVEWARERGFPWLLDGSNADDSRDYRPGMRALAELDGVRSPLLEAGLTKAEIRALSRERGLFTWNRPAKACLASRIPYGEPVTREGLARVEAAERFLAGILPVNAQFRVRAHGDLARVEVGRENLPLLLEAADSIHDALQGAGFRYVTLDLKGYRMGSLNEALSVGLNEALSVSLK; translated from the coding sequence TTGCTCGAGGTCGAGGTCGGGAAAAAGCTGGAGAGGCTCCATGAGCTGCTGAGGGGGCTTGGCCGCGCGGCCGTCGCCTTCTCGGGCGGCGTCGACAGCGCCCTGCTGGCCGCCGAGGTCCATGACGTGCTCGGTGGGGAGAGCGCAGCCCTCACTATCGTCTCCCCTCTGCTGGCCGAGGACGAGCGGGAGGACGCCCTTCGGCTCGCCCGCGGGCTGAAGCTGAACCACTTTGTGGTCGAGATGGACGAGCTCTTGGAACCTGCTTTCGCCGCCAACCCGTCGGACCGCTGTTACATCTGCAAGCGGATGCGGTTCCTCCGTATGGTCGAGTGGGCGCGGGAGCGTGGCTTTCCGTGGCTCTTGGACGGGTCGAACGCGGACGACAGCCGCGATTACCGTCCTGGGATGAGGGCGCTTGCCGAGCTGGACGGCGTCCGCAGCCCCCTGCTGGAGGCGGGGCTGACCAAGGCCGAGATCCGAGCCCTCTCACGGGAACGGGGGCTCTTCACGTGGAACAGGCCGGCCAAGGCCTGCCTGGCCTCCCGCATCCCCTACGGGGAGCCCGTGACGCGGGAGGGGCTCGCGCGGGTCGAGGCCGCGGAGCGTTTTTTGGCCGGTATTCTGCCGGTGAATGCACAGTTCCGGGTCCGAGCCCATGGGGACCTGGCCCGCGTCGAGGTAGGGCGGGAGAATCTTCCCCTTCTTCTGGAGGCCGCCGATTCGATCCACGACGCCCTTCAGGGCGCGGGATTCCGCTACGTGACGCTGGACCTCAAGGGGTACCGCATGGGCAGCCTCAACGAGGCTCTGTCCGTCGGCCTCAACGAGGCTCTGTCCGTCAGCCTCAAATGA
- a CDS encoding ABC transporter ATP-binding protein translates to MLEIEKLNVRYGGIHAVRDVSLSIARGEIVTLIGANGAGKSSTIRAIMGLVKATAARMDFTSPRTGHAVPLSGVPTNGRVGMGIALSPEGRRILPHLTVEENLRLGAYSRSDAAGIAEDMEYGYSLFPRLKERRRQKGGTLSGGEQQMLAVARALMSRPDLLMLDEPSLGLAPILVEEVFGIIRTINAQGRTILLVEQNAFAALKVAHKAYVLETGAVSIQGSGEELLRDPRIREAYLGG, encoded by the coding sequence ATGCTCGAGATCGAGAAGCTGAACGTCCGCTACGGCGGAATCCACGCGGTCCGGGACGTGTCGCTGTCCATCGCCCGCGGCGAGATCGTCACGCTGATAGGGGCCAACGGCGCGGGCAAGAGCAGCACGATCCGCGCGATCATGGGGCTGGTGAAGGCCACGGCGGCGCGGATGGACTTCACGTCGCCCAGGACCGGGCACGCCGTGCCCCTGTCCGGCGTGCCGACGAACGGGCGCGTCGGGATGGGCATTGCGCTCAGCCCGGAGGGGCGCCGCATCCTGCCGCACCTGACGGTGGAGGAGAACCTCCGGTTGGGGGCCTATTCGCGCAGCGACGCGGCGGGAATAGCGGAGGACATGGAGTACGGCTACAGCCTGTTCCCGCGCCTGAAGGAGCGCCGAAGACAGAAGGGCGGGACCCTCTCGGGCGGCGAGCAGCAGATGCTGGCGGTGGCCCGTGCCCTGATGAGCCGGCCGGACCTCCTGATGCTGGACGAGCCCTCCCTGGGGCTGGCGCCCATACTGGTCGAGGAGGTCTTCGGCATCATCCGCACGATCAACGCCCAGGGACGCACCATCCTGCTGGTGGAGCAGAATGCTTTCGCGGCGCTGAAGGTGGCGCACAAGGCCTACGTGCTGGAGACCGGGGCCGTCTCCATCCAGGGCAGCGGGGAGGAGCTCCTGAGGGACCCGCGGATCCGGGAGGCCTACCTGGGCGGGTGA
- a CDS encoding potassium/proton antiporter — MLQHLDPFLVAGLLFFLSLIAGTVSERTRIPALILFLGIGMLAGVDGPGGLPFDDASLANLIGTVALAFILFSGGFATRWQDIRPIVARGVLFSTAGVMITAAAMAVLISMIPGFSFADGFLLGAIVSSTDAAAVFSILRTQRLGLKGSLKPLLEFESGSNDPMAVFLTLAALRWIDAPGAPFGDMLLLFLVQMVVGGATGVLMGRLSCFLIQRLRVTNEALYPVWGISIVLATFGLAQNIRGNGYLAVYICGIVMGGGDFLYKYSLERFHDALAWLMQIAMFLVLGLLVNSGDLINGSVVGVGLLVSALLMFVARPLSVFICSIRSDFSLRERLFISWTGLRGAVPIILATYPLTEGHPHARYFFNLIFFVVLTSVLLQGKTLAAAARLLKLDTWIRISPAYPLSFDRTPGSGGEETREVNLLPDSCVVGRTVSELNFPDGVTILLVHRGTRFLIPKGGTRLEAEDALLIFGERSALSEVEKLLARRRDAEDEG, encoded by the coding sequence ATGCTGCAGCATCTGGACCCCTTTCTGGTTGCGGGACTGCTGTTCTTTCTCAGCCTCATCGCCGGAACGGTCTCGGAGCGGACCCGGATTCCCGCGCTCATCCTCTTTCTGGGGATAGGGATGCTTGCGGGGGTGGACGGGCCCGGCGGGCTTCCGTTCGACGACGCCTCGCTCGCGAACCTGATCGGAACCGTGGCGTTGGCCTTCATCCTCTTCTCGGGCGGTTTCGCGACCCGATGGCAGGACATCCGCCCCATCGTCGCGAGGGGGGTGCTGTTCTCCACCGCGGGGGTCATGATCACGGCCGCCGCCATGGCGGTCCTGATCTCGATGATCCCCGGGTTTTCCTTTGCGGACGGTTTTCTGCTGGGGGCCATCGTCTCCTCCACGGACGCCGCCGCCGTCTTCTCGATTTTGAGGACGCAGAGGCTGGGGCTCAAGGGGTCGCTGAAGCCGCTGCTGGAGTTCGAGTCCGGGAGCAACGACCCCATGGCCGTGTTTCTGACGCTTGCCGCGCTGCGATGGATCGACGCGCCCGGCGCCCCCTTTGGCGACATGCTGCTTCTCTTCCTGGTGCAGATGGTCGTCGGAGGCGCTACGGGGGTTCTGATGGGGCGTCTGTCCTGTTTCCTGATTCAGCGTCTGCGGGTGACGAACGAGGCGCTCTACCCCGTCTGGGGCATCAGCATCGTGCTCGCCACCTTCGGCCTGGCGCAGAACATCCGGGGCAACGGCTATCTGGCCGTGTACATCTGCGGCATCGTCATGGGGGGCGGGGATTTTCTCTACAAGTACAGCCTGGAGCGCTTTCACGACGCCCTGGCCTGGCTGATGCAGATCGCGATGTTCCTCGTCCTGGGGCTGCTGGTGAACTCCGGAGATCTGATCAACGGCTCCGTCGTGGGGGTCGGACTCCTGGTCTCCGCGCTTCTGATGTTCGTGGCACGTCCGCTCTCCGTCTTCATCTGCTCGATACGAAGCGACTTCTCCCTGCGTGAGCGCCTGTTCATCAGCTGGACGGGCCTGCGCGGCGCGGTCCCCATCATCCTGGCGACCTATCCGCTGACGGAGGGGCACCCCCACGCCCGTTACTTCTTCAACCTGATCTTCTTCGTCGTCCTGACGTCCGTCCTCCTCCAGGGGAAGACGCTGGCGGCTGCGGCCCGGCTCTTGAAGCTGGACACCTGGATACGGATCTCCCCCGCCTACCCCCTCTCCTTCGACAGGACGCCCGGAAGCGGGGGCGAGGAGACCCGGGAGGTGAACCTCCTTCCCGACTCCTGCGTGGTCGGGCGCACCGTGAGCGAGCTGAACTTCCCCGATGGGGTGACCATCCTGCTGGTTCATCGCGGAACCCGTTTTCTCATCCCCAAGGGGGGGACCCGGCTGGAGGCCGAGGATGCTCTGCTGATCTTCGGGGAGCGCTCCGCCCTGTCGGAGGTCGAGAAGTTGCTGGCGCGCCGCCGGGACGCCGAAGATGAAGGATGA
- a CDS encoding L,D-transpeptidase has product MKVILDFLVEMFTLTPVWVDRGQGRWVLRRRMHPALRALLAVSLMSFGIAWSLNRFMGTPAPEAPQAQVQSEPQPQTQPQLQPQFQPQFQPQPQPHDQSLEQAQPQPQQEALHPPRPMELPPLKDIVVDEPEVSGRGSNPGEYWVRIRKGDCTLSLYRGNELVKNYSVAVGRNPGNKRRIGDNRTPVGQFRVQSIENSQGWKHDFGDGNGVIKGAYGPWFIRLDTGWKGIGIHGTHDPDSRGSMATEGCIRMSNEEIQELRRYAYRNMRVIIEE; this is encoded by the coding sequence ATGAAGGTAATCCTGGACTTTTTAGTGGAGATGTTTACCCTGACCCCGGTGTGGGTGGACAGGGGGCAGGGGCGTTGGGTGCTGCGACGTCGTATGCATCCCGCGCTGCGTGCCCTTCTGGCCGTCAGCCTGATGAGTTTCGGGATCGCCTGGAGCCTGAACCGGTTCATGGGCACGCCCGCTCCCGAGGCGCCCCAGGCTCAGGTCCAGTCCGAGCCTCAGCCGCAGACCCAGCCGCAACTTCAGCCTCAGTTTCAGCCTCAGTTTCAGCCTCAACCTCAACCCCATGATCAATCCTTGGAACAGGCTCAGCCGCAACCGCAGCAGGAAGCCCTGCATCCACCTCGTCCGATGGAGCTTCCTCCGCTCAAGGATATTGTCGTTGACGAACCGGAGGTCTCCGGAAGGGGTAGTAATCCAGGAGAGTACTGGGTGCGTATCCGCAAGGGGGACTGTACGCTGTCCCTCTACCGGGGAAACGAGCTGGTCAAAAACTACAGCGTCGCGGTGGGGCGAAACCCGGGCAACAAGCGGCGGATCGGGGACAACCGAACGCCGGTGGGGCAGTTCCGGGTCCAGTCTATTGAGAACTCGCAGGGCTGGAAGCACGACTTCGGGGACGGAAACGGCGTGATCAAGGGGGCCTACGGCCCCTGGTTCATCCGCCTGGATACGGGCTGGAAGGGGATCGGCATCCACGGCACACACGACCCCGACTCGCGCGGGAGCATGGCTACCGAGGGCTGCATCCGCATGAGCAACGAGGAGATCCAGGAACTCAGGCGGTACGCCTACAGGAACATGAGGGTCATCATCGAGGAATGA